From Paenibacillus sp. V4I7, one genomic window encodes:
- a CDS encoding carbohydrate-binding protein, whose amino-acid sequence MTMTSFTKALLGCASLLFLLNLGTQTTEARESQFTRDGTGPLYWSTYEYQYTNNAPMNEAEWKKNIDWIASDYKASGYDMIASDGWIEGAQRTNENGYILSHNDNWQHDWAYWSTYIQNKGMKLGVYYNPLWVTRSAAADPTKTIVGTNYKISEIASSADKFNDDLYWVDVTKPGAKAYIQGYVNYFKQLGVPYLRIDFLSWYETGTDKGKTIGVNHGSENYQTALKWMQEAAGDDMELSLVMPHLNNHAAGELPYGDMVRINEDLAHGGWENLSGQRQNWVNSWSQWANPFQGFTGFSDIAGRGSNMILDGDFIRMNTFKTDEERKSIIQLFTMAGSPIAITDQHSTIGNFGSFYKNKNMLALHNQGFVGKPYYNNGHSFSSDPGARNSEKWLGQLPDGSWVVGLFNRSDGTATRSVNYLKDLGLTQSADTTELWTGTSLGKLTAYSPTLVKHASKVVKIEPEGTKASYAAEVATWMGGTHFNNNYAGYQGFGFVDGLGLTGAKIVYAVQAAEEGVYALSYRYANASGMNSTLHVSATDEKGVVVQPSRAVTFGSTSAWNTWMNQNDRIHLKKGVNLITLERTASDTGEIHLDGLVLDKNRLANIDSSLVQNGDFESGDIRGWSEWHPAGQTAKYGVDSYDAYKGKYKLYFWDTKAYKQSIHQKLTGLPNGSYTVSAWVKETLYGNKPTTVRMELSEHGAKTIYKNISPTKGYQRVQATVNVTNGSLDIGFYVDSPGLTSLQIDQVSIEKMD is encoded by the coding sequence ATGACAATGACATCATTCACGAAAGCGCTGCTTGGTTGCGCCAGTCTCTTATTCTTGCTGAACTTAGGGACTCAGACGACGGAAGCCAGGGAAAGTCAATTTACTAGAGATGGAACAGGGCCCCTCTATTGGAGCACTTATGAATATCAATACACAAATAATGCACCTATGAACGAGGCAGAATGGAAGAAAAACATTGATTGGATTGCAAGCGATTACAAAGCATCGGGCTATGACATGATAGCCTCCGATGGCTGGATTGAAGGTGCTCAACGCACAAATGAGAACGGTTACATTTTGTCTCACAATGATAACTGGCAGCATGACTGGGCTTATTGGTCAACCTACATTCAAAATAAAGGCATGAAGCTCGGTGTTTACTATAACCCGTTGTGGGTAACGCGGAGTGCCGCGGCAGATCCAACGAAAACAATCGTCGGAACGAACTACAAAATTAGTGAGATTGCCAGTTCCGCAGATAAATTTAATGATGATTTGTATTGGGTAGATGTTACGAAACCCGGCGCCAAGGCGTATATTCAAGGGTACGTGAATTACTTCAAACAGCTAGGTGTTCCCTACCTGCGAATTGATTTTTTGTCTTGGTATGAAACCGGAACAGATAAAGGCAAGACGATTGGGGTTAATCATGGCTCAGAGAACTATCAGACGGCTTTAAAGTGGATGCAGGAAGCAGCCGGCGATGATATGGAACTAAGTCTCGTAATGCCTCATTTGAACAATCATGCTGCTGGCGAACTGCCGTATGGTGATATGGTCCGAATCAATGAGGATCTCGCCCATGGCGGTTGGGAAAACTTAAGCGGTCAACGTCAAAATTGGGTGAACAGCTGGTCGCAGTGGGCCAATCCGTTCCAAGGATTTACTGGATTTTCCGACATCGCTGGCCGCGGTTCCAATATGATTCTGGATGGGGATTTCATCCGCATGAATACCTTTAAAACAGATGAAGAACGCAAAAGCATCATTCAATTATTCACCATGGCGGGTTCACCCATAGCGATCACGGATCAGCATTCCACGATTGGCAATTTCGGAAGCTTTTACAAAAACAAGAACATGCTTGCGCTCCATAATCAAGGGTTCGTAGGCAAACCTTACTATAATAATGGGCATTCATTTAGCAGCGATCCAGGGGCAAGGAACTCAGAAAAATGGCTTGGACAATTACCAGATGGCAGCTGGGTTGTCGGGTTATTTAATCGATCAGATGGGACAGCCACTCGTTCGGTCAATTATTTGAAAGATTTGGGACTGACTCAATCAGCGGATACAACCGAGCTCTGGACAGGAACTAGCCTTGGCAAACTTACTGCCTACAGCCCGACCCTTGTGAAACATGCATCAAAAGTTGTGAAAATCGAACCGGAAGGCACGAAAGCGAGTTATGCTGCTGAGGTTGCTACTTGGATGGGCGGTACGCATTTTAATAATAACTATGCGGGTTATCAAGGATTTGGTTTTGTCGATGGGTTGGGATTGACGGGGGCTAAAATTGTCTATGCAGTCCAAGCAGCTGAAGAAGGTGTCTATGCGCTCTCCTATCGTTATGCAAATGCTTCAGGGATGAACAGCACTCTTCATGTAAGCGCAACCGATGAGAAGGGAGTTGTGGTTCAACCATCGCGGGCAGTCACGTTCGGTTCGACTTCAGCTTGGAATACATGGATGAATCAGAATGATCGCATTCATTTGAAAAAGGGTGTGAACCTGATCACCTTAGAGCGTACAGCCTCAGATACGGGTGAGATTCATTTGGATGGTCTTGTGCTCGACAAGAATCGGTTAGCCAACATTGACTCTTCGCTCGTGCAAAATGGGGATTTTGAAAGCGGTGACATTCGAGGATGGTCGGAATGGCATCCAGCAGGTCAGACCGCAAAGTACGGTGTTGATTCCTACGATGCGTATAAAGGTAAATACAAGCTCTATTTCTGGGACACCAAAGCCTATAAGCAAAGCATTCATCAGAAATTAACTGGACTTCCGAATGGATCCTATACCGTTAGCGCATGGGTTAAAGAGACGTTATATGGAAACAAACCGACAACAGTCCGGATGGAGCTTAGTGAGCATGGTGCAAAGACCATATACAAGAACATTAGTCCGACCAAAGGGTATCAACGCGTTCAAGCCACTGTTAACGTAACGAATGGCAGCTTGGATATCGGCTTCTATGTGGATTCACCGGGGTTAACTTCTTTGCAAATCGATCAAGTTTCGATTGAGAAGATGGACTGA
- a CDS encoding rhamnogalacturonan acetylesterase has translation MSVHFRFDFGPEESSSCTKEGYTRISGQTYYNEKMGYGFLDGSTVFERDRGRPAALRQDFCIPVGAVFIVDVPNGSYTVQTLMGDLITSTCTGLKAGPGRLVLTDVLTASGEFVTSSFTVHVADGQLRLTFSGVAPRINALEITSAPQAANLYIVGDSTVTDQPQDGYPYTGWGQMLPLFIKADAAVANYAVSGRSSKSFLEEGRLAPILDQMNANDCLFIQFGHNDQKLDAERATSPFTTYKEHLNIYIQEARLRGAAPILVTPVQRRFFDSAGKIIDTHGDYITAMKQLAEEENVPLIDLAEESRQLFEALGPEETKAIFMWAWPGEFPNFPKGAEDNTHFQERGGIAIAKLVVDSIKKQNIQPLMRYLR, from the coding sequence ATGAGCGTACACTTCAGGTTCGATTTCGGTCCAGAAGAGAGTTCAAGCTGTACAAAAGAAGGGTACACGAGAATTAGCGGTCAAACGTATTACAATGAGAAAATGGGCTATGGCTTTCTGGATGGTTCAACGGTGTTTGAGCGAGATCGAGGGCGTCCCGCGGCGCTCCGTCAAGATTTTTGCATTCCGGTTGGTGCTGTCTTTATTGTGGACGTGCCGAATGGCAGCTATACGGTTCAGACACTCATGGGGGACCTTATAACGTCAACTTGTACGGGATTGAAGGCGGGGCCAGGAAGACTTGTATTGACCGATGTTCTGACAGCATCAGGAGAGTTTGTTACTAGCAGCTTTACCGTTCATGTGGCAGACGGACAGTTGAGACTTACTTTCTCTGGTGTGGCCCCGAGAATTAATGCATTAGAAATTACCTCGGCACCGCAAGCGGCAAACTTGTATATCGTCGGTGATTCCACCGTTACCGATCAACCGCAGGATGGTTATCCGTACACGGGTTGGGGACAAATGCTGCCGCTTTTCATTAAAGCGGACGCCGCTGTAGCCAACTATGCGGTATCAGGCCGCAGCTCCAAAAGCTTTTTGGAGGAAGGACGCCTGGCACCCATCCTTGACCAGATGAATGCGAATGACTGCCTGTTCATTCAGTTTGGACATAACGATCAGAAGCTGGATGCAGAGCGGGCTACATCCCCTTTTACAACGTATAAAGAGCATTTGAACATCTACATACAAGAGGCAAGATTGCGGGGAGCGGCCCCGATTCTAGTAACGCCAGTTCAGCGAAGATTTTTTGACAGTGCCGGTAAAATCATAGATACGCATGGTGACTATATTACCGCGATGAAGCAGCTTGCAGAGGAAGAAAACGTTCCCTTGATAGATTTGGCAGAAGAGAGCAGGCAATTGTTTGAAGCACTAGGTCCGGAAGAAACGAAAGCAATATTCATGTGGGCGTGGCCGGGTGAGTTCCCTAACTTCCCCAAAGGCGCAGAGGATAATACACATTTTCAGGAAAGAGGCGGTATTGCCATCGCCAAGCTGGTCGTAGATAGCATAAAGAAGCAAAATATCCAGCCGCTTATGCGTTATCTTCGTTAG
- a CDS encoding glycoside hydrolase family 88 protein, with product MPALQFDPDEIRKVIDRVVHRTFRMDFNWDWPGGVAFYGVTEAYEATGKEEYLQLLKDWIDEKLEDGLPKLSVNGISIGHSLLTLYKETGEDRYIEIASQMAEFLQHEAERFGEGIFQHTVNSETYNFPQQAWVDTMFMAGYFLLRIGSVLKRDDYFEDGLKQYHGHENYLQDMTTNLYYHGWDHLAQNHMSGIFWARGNAWAAITMARALRLVHVTHPSFMILEGSLRDQLSALVRLQDESGLWHTVLTDKAAYLETSGSAGIAAALISSGPLYNKYTNKSIQGILSRITEDGTVTHVSAGTAVMRDIDGYKGVPYKRIQGWGQGLGLTFLASLLNRKDW from the coding sequence ATGCCAGCCTTACAATTTGATCCAGATGAAATTCGCAAAGTGATTGACCGTGTTGTCCATAGAACGTTCCGAATGGACTTTAATTGGGATTGGCCGGGCGGCGTAGCCTTCTATGGCGTAACCGAAGCCTATGAAGCGACGGGCAAGGAGGAATATCTGCAACTGCTGAAAGATTGGATCGATGAGAAGCTGGAGGATGGCTTGCCTAAGCTGTCCGTTAACGGGATCTCAATTGGACACTCCTTGCTGACACTGTACAAAGAAACCGGTGAAGATCGGTATATCGAAATTGCTTCACAAATGGCTGAATTCCTTCAGCATGAGGCGGAGCGTTTCGGAGAAGGCATATTCCAGCATACGGTGAACTCGGAAACCTATAACTTTCCGCAGCAGGCATGGGTGGACACCATGTTCATGGCAGGCTACTTCCTCTTGCGGATCGGTTCTGTGCTAAAGCGTGACGATTATTTTGAAGATGGGTTGAAGCAATATCACGGTCACGAGAATTATTTGCAAGATATGACAACTAATCTGTACTATCACGGCTGGGATCATCTAGCACAAAATCATATGTCCGGTATATTCTGGGCACGTGGCAATGCATGGGCAGCAATTACGATGGCTCGTGCGCTGAGACTGGTGCATGTGACGCATCCTTCTTTTATGATTCTCGAGGGCTCGCTGCGTGATCAATTGAGCGCACTTGTCCGCTTGCAAGATGAGAGTGGACTGTGGCATACCGTATTGACAGACAAAGCTGCTTATTTGGAAACAAGCGGTTCTGCTGGTATCGCGGCGGCGCTTATCAGTTCAGGTCCTCTCTACAACAAATATACGAACAAATCCATTCAAGGTATACTTTCACGCATCACGGAAGATGGGACAGTCACTCATGTTTCAGCTGGAACAGCGGTAATGAGAGATATTGACGGTTACAAAGGGGTTCCCTACAAACGGATTCAAGGCTGGGGACAGGGGTTAGGGCTTACTTTCTTAGCATCCTTGCTTAATCGCAAAGACTGGTAG
- a CDS encoding carbohydrate ABC transporter permease, whose translation MVLRAKNVKTVLYHLIVCIIAVTAIYPILWLVASSLKPNDEIYTTATSLIPSRLEWNNYVSGWKGFAGNTFATFMKNSFIIVILSTIGAVVSSALVGYGFARIRFAGSKFWFSAVMLTLLLPHDVTIISQYVLFAKIGWLSSFKPIIVPQFFGIPFFIFLIMQFIRTIPPELDEAAKMDGCSKYSIFYKIIVPLIVPALVTSAIFSFYWRWDDFYTPLLYLNNPSQYPVSLALKLFLDSESLNNWGGMFAMSTLSLVPIFVVFIIFQKYIVDGISTSGLKG comes from the coding sequence ATGGTTTTACGAGCGAAAAATGTCAAGACAGTGCTATATCATCTCATCGTATGTATCATCGCAGTAACTGCGATTTATCCGATCCTATGGCTGGTCGCGAGCTCACTGAAGCCGAATGATGAAATTTACACAACGGCTACCAGTCTGATCCCAAGTCGGCTCGAGTGGAACAATTATGTGTCGGGCTGGAAAGGGTTTGCAGGCAATACGTTTGCTACATTCATGAAAAATTCGTTCATTATTGTTATTCTTTCGACGATAGGTGCGGTGGTTTCCTCCGCTTTGGTAGGTTATGGATTTGCCCGGATTCGTTTTGCTGGAAGCAAATTCTGGTTTTCGGCTGTTATGCTTACTTTGCTGCTTCCTCATGACGTAACGATTATTTCTCAATATGTTTTATTTGCCAAAATAGGCTGGTTATCCAGTTTTAAACCGATTATCGTCCCGCAGTTTTTTGGGATTCCATTCTTTATCTTCTTGATCATGCAGTTTATTCGTACGATTCCGCCAGAATTGGATGAAGCCGCGAAAATGGACGGCTGCAGCAAGTACAGCATCTTTTACAAAATTATTGTACCTTTAATTGTTCCGGCACTCGTGACGTCGGCGATCTTCTCCTTCTATTGGAGATGGGATGATTTCTATACACCACTGCTTTATTTGAACAATCCGAGTCAATATCCGGTTTCCTTAGCATTGAAGCTTTTCTTGGATAGCGAGTCGTTGAATAACTGGGGTGGCATGTTTGCCATGTCGACGTTATCACTTGTCCCGATTTTCGTTGTTTTCATCATATTCCAGAAGTACATTGTTGACGGAATTTCGACGAGCGGTTTGAAAGGATAA
- a CDS encoding carbohydrate ABC transporter permease encodes MKLRENDHIVGYVFISPFILGFLIFTLFPMFSSLYFSFTEYDLLSAPRWVGLSNYEKMFTDDDKIMDSIRVTLTYVLTSVPSRLIIALLVAMLLNRAVKGIGLYRATYYLPSLIGGSVAVSIMWRQIFGDKGLINAFLDTIGIHTTISWIGYPATALGTLVLLSVWQFGSSMLIFLAGLKNIPGTYYEAASVDGAGPIRKFFHITLPLLSPIILFNLILQTISGFLTFTPAYIISNGEGGPLNNTLLYSLYLFHRAFVFFEMGYASAMAWFMLILIGLITLVIFKTSKYWVHYES; translated from the coding sequence ATGAAACTACGTGAAAATGATCACATAGTCGGTTATGTGTTTATATCACCATTCATCTTGGGTTTTCTGATCTTCACGCTGTTTCCGATGTTTTCATCGCTGTACTTTTCATTTACCGAGTACGATTTGCTATCGGCTCCAAGATGGGTGGGACTTTCCAATTACGAGAAAATGTTCACGGATGACGACAAAATCATGGATTCCATCCGAGTGACACTAACTTATGTGCTTACGTCTGTCCCATCCAGACTCATTATCGCTCTGCTCGTTGCCATGCTGTTGAATCGCGCGGTTAAAGGGATTGGGTTATACCGAGCCACGTATTACTTACCATCCTTGATTGGCGGCAGCGTCGCAGTCTCCATCATGTGGCGTCAGATTTTCGGAGATAAAGGACTAATCAATGCTTTCCTAGATACAATTGGCATCCATACCACTATATCCTGGATTGGCTACCCAGCTACAGCACTTGGTACTTTAGTTCTGTTATCGGTTTGGCAATTCGGTTCCTCCATGTTGATATTCCTTGCCGGACTAAAGAATATTCCTGGTACCTATTATGAGGCAGCCAGTGTAGATGGCGCAGGACCCATTCGCAAGTTTTTTCATATTACCTTGCCTTTGTTAAGTCCGATCATTCTCTTTAATTTAATCCTGCAAACGATATCAGGCTTCTTAACCTTTACTCCGGCCTACATCATTTCCAATGGGGAGGGCGGGCCGCTGAACAATACCTTGCTGTATTCACTTTACTTATTCCATCGAGCATTCGTCTTCTTCGAAATGGGTTACGCTTCGGCCATGGCTTGGTTCATGCTGATCCTGATCGGACTCATCACCTTAGTGATTTTTAAAACATCGAAATATTGGGTTCATTACGAAAGCTAG
- a CDS encoding ABC transporter substrate-binding protein codes for MKRIPIPVLLLVMLLFTIIGCSSSQQSANGGTGSSRTIETAKSESKHDVKLRIAWWGGQARHDYTLKLIEMYQQQNPGVKIDTEYAGFDDYWKKLAPQAAANQLPDIIQMDISYLNQYSSKNQLEDLDELTSNGTLDVRSASPETIDAGRIGGKLYGITLGVNAMGATFDAALLKQAGIASIPVNWTWSDLEQIAKRMKGQGKVLDHMRFDQFFPYYLRTHNQHYFSSDGTSLGYSDPQYFIDYFTMYLKWYDAGYMRNWDKESLTKLTPEENPVALGDGFMTMAWSNQFITLQEASNKSLNMIGMPGPNGKQGLYLKPTMLFSISKSSKQKTEAAKFISWFINDLEANKLIHGDRGIPISAAVKEGLKPLLTEADQKVYDYVAWAQLNSSAMDPPDPPGAAEVSKLLRDMQEQILYRKLSVEEAAAKFMNDANAVLAKNKK; via the coding sequence ATGAAACGCATACCAATACCAGTCCTGCTCCTAGTCATGTTGCTGTTTACCATAATCGGATGCAGCTCGAGTCAGCAATCAGCGAATGGGGGAACTGGGTCATCAAGAACGATAGAAACGGCGAAAAGTGAAAGCAAGCATGACGTTAAGCTTCGAATCGCGTGGTGGGGCGGTCAAGCCAGACATGACTACACCTTGAAGCTGATAGAGATGTACCAACAGCAGAATCCTGGCGTGAAGATCGATACGGAATATGCCGGCTTCGATGATTATTGGAAAAAGCTGGCACCGCAAGCCGCGGCCAACCAACTACCGGATATTATCCAGATGGATATTTCGTACTTAAATCAATACAGTTCGAAGAATCAGCTGGAAGATTTAGATGAGCTTACGAGTAACGGAACGCTAGATGTTCGTTCAGCCTCACCGGAAACGATAGACGCTGGACGAATTGGCGGCAAGCTTTACGGCATTACTCTTGGGGTGAATGCGATGGGAGCGACCTTCGATGCAGCGCTGCTGAAGCAGGCCGGTATTGCTTCGATTCCTGTGAACTGGACTTGGTCTGATCTGGAGCAAATCGCCAAGCGAATGAAAGGACAAGGCAAAGTGCTTGATCATATGCGATTCGATCAGTTCTTTCCTTACTACTTGCGTACGCATAATCAGCACTATTTTAGCTCGGATGGTACGAGTCTTGGTTATAGCGATCCCCAATATTTTATAGATTACTTCACGATGTATCTCAAATGGTACGATGCCGGCTACATGCGGAACTGGGATAAAGAGTCTTTAACCAAATTGACACCGGAGGAGAATCCGGTTGCCCTCGGCGATGGGTTCATGACGATGGCGTGGTCGAATCAATTCATAACTCTGCAGGAGGCCTCTAACAAGTCATTGAACATGATAGGGATGCCAGGTCCAAATGGGAAGCAAGGACTTTATTTGAAGCCGACGATGCTGTTCTCAATTTCGAAAAGCTCAAAGCAGAAAACGGAAGCAGCTAAATTTATTTCTTGGTTTATTAATGATTTGGAAGCAAATAAACTCATACATGGAGACCGCGGGATTCCGATTTCGGCTGCCGTTAAGGAAGGTTTGAAACCCCTACTAACAGAGGCAGATCAGAAAGTCTATGACTACGTCGCTTGGGCGCAGTTGAACAGCAGTGCCATGGATCCGCCAGATCCGCCAGGGGCTGCAGAAGTAAGCAAGCTGCTTCGGGATATGCAAGAACAAATCTTGTATAGGAAGCTCTCAGTGGAGGAAGCCGCAGCCAAATTCATGAACGATGCCAACGCGGTTCTCGCCAAAAATAAGAAGTAA
- a CDS encoding response regulator, which yields MYKVLLVDDERMILEGISSIVDWHSVDTQLVGTARNGVEAYAFVCEHAPDIIISDIRMPGMDGLQLVARVKETHPHIRFIMLSGFDEFEYAQIAMQYGVKHYLLKPCNENSILKALSEIAAEYKQEESKESFIQSMKANLRKVLPHVKEQFLKEFVTNKSYGSRDWDYYQDLFGLQVSGKKVRLLLFRLEDKFEYEHLFAVKNIAEDILDETLLSSTIAEQILIMIEDQEDMERLQEQIKEIRRIFMLYYKIDTTVALSESGDIVEARRLYLQALDCLGHRFYLGEGGLITMRDILDSTLLSKADFVYDEDRILFPIRAGNWEEAEVSIDAFHDQLANSRLDIQTTKSYVIQIFISMTRLCAEEQMNHYMGLISQISQLETLQASIHLLKQIASEITLINFEQNKNKHSQVVQKVIDIVNSELANAELSLNWVAHQMLYMNPDYLGKLFKKETGERFSNYVVTVRIKKAMEIIRHHDDVKMFELAEQLGFGDNPQYFSQVFKKIAGCAPSEYKKLTL from the coding sequence ATGTATAAAGTGCTGTTAGTTGATGATGAACGGATGATTCTGGAGGGTATTTCTTCCATTGTGGACTGGCATTCGGTGGATACACAGTTAGTTGGAACAGCGCGAAATGGTGTTGAAGCCTACGCCTTCGTGTGTGAACATGCACCCGACATCATTATTAGTGATATTCGTATGCCTGGTATGGATGGACTCCAGCTTGTGGCCCGAGTAAAAGAAACCCATCCGCACATCCGGTTCATTATGCTTTCAGGATTCGATGAATTCGAATATGCCCAAATCGCCATGCAGTATGGGGTGAAGCATTATTTATTAAAGCCATGCAACGAGAACAGCATTCTGAAGGCTTTAAGCGAAATTGCTGCAGAATATAAGCAGGAAGAGAGCAAGGAAAGCTTTATTCAGTCGATGAAGGCGAATTTGCGGAAGGTACTGCCCCATGTGAAGGAACAGTTTCTGAAGGAGTTCGTGACGAACAAGTCGTATGGAAGCCGGGATTGGGATTATTATCAGGATTTATTTGGGCTGCAGGTCAGCGGGAAGAAAGTGCGCTTATTGCTTTTCCGTCTGGAAGACAAGTTCGAATATGAGCATCTTTTTGCCGTGAAAAATATTGCTGAGGATATTCTCGATGAAACTCTGCTAAGCTCAACCATTGCGGAACAAATTCTGATTATGATTGAGGATCAGGAAGATATGGAGCGATTACAGGAGCAAATCAAAGAGATAAGGCGCATTTTTATGCTATATTACAAAATTGATACGACTGTCGCCTTAAGTGAATCAGGAGACATCGTAGAGGCGAGACGCCTTTATTTGCAAGCGCTTGATTGTTTGGGCCATCGCTTTTATCTCGGTGAAGGCGGGCTGATTACGATGCGAGATATTTTGGATTCCACCCTTCTGAGCAAAGCTGATTTCGTCTATGACGAAGACCGGATTCTGTTCCCGATACGGGCGGGCAATTGGGAGGAAGCAGAAGTGAGCATTGATGCGTTTCACGATCAACTAGCAAATTCCCGACTCGATATTCAGACGACCAAGTCGTATGTCATTCAAATATTTATTTCCATGACGCGACTATGTGCGGAAGAGCAAATGAATCATTACATGGGGCTGATCAGTCAAATATCTCAACTGGAAACCCTGCAAGCGAGCATCCATTTGCTGAAGCAAATCGCATCCGAAATCACGCTTATTAACTTTGAACAAAATAAAAATAAACATTCGCAAGTCGTTCAAAAGGTTATTGATATTGTTAATTCGGAGCTAGCCAACGCTGAACTTTCTCTCAATTGGGTAGCTCACCAGATGCTGTATATGAACCCGGATTACCTGGGGAAATTGTTCAAGAAAGAAACGGGTGAACGTTTCTCTAACTATGTGGTTACTGTAAGGATTAAGAAAGCAATGGAGATTATTAGACATCATGATGATGTTAAAATGTTCGAACTAGCGGAACAGCTTGGTTTTGGCGACAATCCGCAATACTTCTCTCAAGTGTTTAAAAAGATCGCAGGCTGCGCTCCTTCCGAGTATAAGAAGTTGACGCTATAA
- a CDS encoding sensor histidine kinase, with product MKSGISKWFNEIRNLRIKAKLFLLITISMAVSSCISLVGLQIAYSIYDQQIYEKSSQVLNLSSTLIENELNKVERLTFSIMSDEQIQQNLIVMNADESDYNRIQSRAKLVDRLVQYINSETYIIAADITDVKGSSYSSGNLTTLSSERRDLIQTTADQGNGTLGWVNPDAQDYSLIAARQIRSFEKLELNKLGTLVLHVNLDKIVNQYAREAVTRDGELVIVSDRNLVYPRAASMKSLLSEGNPAESASKGFRIMEQDGEKYFVSHIHSDYLGWTYYNTLPFQTIFYHIILMKNWMIAAFLLSFFLLVGFGMTVARSVTRPIEGLITNMRGLQISDLERSELPTLAPLSQQMDEVGLLQRTYRMMLVRIQELIKENYTKQLIIKETEFRSLQAQINPHFLYNTLESINWISKMNGQKQVSQMVESLGYLLRSSISLKQDIISVEDELRLVQHYITIQRVRFEERLDFRLDVPELIRSNSIPKLTLQPLLENAIKYAVEVMLEPCVIQIIGREEGEYILLIVEDNGPGIDETYLEQILTGERKSRGTGIGLKNIDERIKLSFGDVFGIQVDNRVDGGARITVRIPNTKRG from the coding sequence ATGAAATCAGGCATAAGCAAGTGGTTTAATGAAATACGCAATCTGCGTATTAAAGCGAAGTTGTTTCTGCTCATTACAATATCTATGGCTGTCAGTTCTTGCATCTCATTGGTGGGGCTCCAGATTGCCTATTCCATTTATGATCAGCAAATTTATGAGAAATCATCTCAAGTTCTGAATCTATCATCCACCTTGATAGAGAACGAGTTAAATAAAGTGGAACGATTGACCTTTAGTATCATGTCGGATGAACAAATCCAGCAAAATTTGATCGTGATGAACGCGGATGAATCCGATTACAATCGTATCCAATCACGTGCCAAGCTTGTGGATCGGCTTGTGCAATACATTAATTCTGAGACGTATATCATTGCAGCAGATATAACCGATGTGAAGGGAAGCAGCTATTCCAGCGGAAATTTGACGACGCTCTCATCAGAGCGGAGAGACCTTATCCAAACGACGGCTGACCAAGGCAATGGCACTCTGGGGTGGGTGAACCCGGATGCGCAGGATTATAGTTTAATTGCTGCCAGACAAATTCGTTCCTTCGAAAAATTGGAGCTTAACAAGCTGGGCACCCTGGTGCTGCATGTGAATTTAGACAAAATTGTTAACCAATACGCAAGAGAAGCCGTAACAAGGGACGGCGAACTCGTCATTGTATCAGACAGGAATTTAGTATACCCGCGAGCAGCTAGTATGAAATCCTTGCTTAGTGAGGGCAATCCAGCGGAGTCGGCATCCAAGGGTTTTCGCATTATGGAACAGGACGGAGAGAAATATTTCGTTTCCCATATTCACTCTGATTATTTGGGCTGGACGTATTACAACACGCTGCCCTTCCAAACCATCTTTTATCATATAATTTTGATGAAAAACTGGATGATTGCCGCATTCCTGCTTAGCTTTTTCCTCCTTGTCGGATTTGGGATGACAGTGGCAAGAAGCGTAACACGGCCGATAGAAGGCTTAATTACCAACATGCGCGGCCTGCAAATTAGTGATCTAGAGAGGTCCGAACTGCCAACGCTCGCACCATTATCACAGCAGATGGATGAGGTAGGCTTGCTGCAGCGTACGTATCGCATGATGCTAGTGCGTATTCAAGAGCTGATCAAAGAGAACTACACGAAACAGTTGATCATCAAAGAAACTGAATTTCGTTCCCTGCAGGCGCAGATTAATCCGCATTTTCTGTACAATACGCTTGAATCAATCAACTGGATCTCCAAGATGAATGGACAGAAGCAAGTGTCCCAAATGGTTGAATCCCTCGGTTATTTGCTCCGTTCGTCGATTAGCCTAAAGCAGGATATCATCTCTGTGGAAGATGAACTTCGGCTTGTGCAGCATTATATTACGATTCAAAGGGTCAGATTTGAGGAACGGCTTGATTTTAGACTCGATGTTCCGGAACTAATAAGAAGCAATAGTATACCGAAACTGACGCTGCAGCCGCTTTTGGAAAATGCGATTAAATATGCGGTAGAAGTCATGCTAGAACCATGTGTCATCCAAATTATCGGTCGAGAAGAAGGCGAATACATTTTGCTCATCGTGGAAGATAATGGACCCGGTATTGATGAAACCTATTTAGAGCAGATCCTGACAGGAGAACGTAAATCCAGAGGGACAGGTATCGGTCTGAAAAATATTGATGAACGGATCAAGCTGTCCTTTGGCGATGTGTTCGGCATCCAAGTTGATAATCGCGTGGACGGCGGTGCTCGCATTACAGTCCGTATTCCTAATACGAAAAGAGGGTAA